A single region of the Gorilla gorilla gorilla isolate KB3781 chromosome 1, NHGRI_mGorGor1-v2.1_pri, whole genome shotgun sequence genome encodes:
- the LOC101146564 gene encoding trichohyalin: MSPLLRSICDITEIFNQYVSHDCDGAALTKKDLKNLLEREFGAVLRRPHDPKTVDLILELLDRDSNGRVDFNEFLLFIFKVAQACYYALGQATGLDEEKRARCDGKESLLQDRRQEEDQRRFEPRDRQLEEEPGQRRRQKRQEQERELAEGEEQSEKQERLERRDRQRRDEELWRKRREWQEQEERRAEEEQLQSCKGHETEEFPDEEQLRRRELLELRRKGREEKQQQRRERQDRVFQEEEEKEWRKRETVLRKEEEKLQEEEPQRQRELQEEEEQLRKLERQELKRERQELKREQEQQQQRLRREQQLRRKQEEERREQQEERREQQLRREQEEERIEQQLRREQEEERHEQEEERHEQERREQRLKREQEERRDWLKREEETERHELETRKQQLKREQEEERRERWLKLEEEERREQQLRREQEERREQRLKRQEEEERLEQRLGREQQLRREQEERREQLLKREEEERLEQEERREQRLKREQEERRQQRLKREQEERLEQRLKREEVERLEQEERREQRLKREEPEEERRQQLLKSEEQEERRQRQLRREQRLKREEEEERLEQEEERLEQRLKREHEEERLEQRLKREHEEERREQELAEEEQEQARERIKSRIPKWQWQLESEADARQSKVYSRPRKQEGQRRRQEQEEKRRRRENELQWQEEERAHRQQQEEEQRRDFTWQWQAEEKSERGRQRLSARPPLREQRERQLRAEERQQREQRFLPEEEEKEQRRRQRREREKELQFLEEEEQLQRRERAQQLQEEEDGLQEDQERRRSQEQRRDQKWRWQLEEERKRRRHTLYAKPALREQLRKEQQLLQEEELQREEREKRRRQEQERQYREEEQLQQEEEQLLREEREKRRRQERERQYREDEKLQQEEEQLLGEEPEKRRRQEREKKYREEEELQQEEEQLLREEREKRRRQEWERQYRKKDELQQEEEQLLREEREKRRRQERERQYREEEELQQEEEQLLREEREKRRRQELERQYREEEELQQEEEQLLREEPEKRRRQELERQYREEEELQQEEERLLREEQEKTRRQERERQYWEEEELQRQERKQRYRDEDQRSDLKRQWEPEKENAVRDNKIYCKRRENEQFRQLEDSQVRDRQSQQDLQHLLGEQQERDREQERRRWQQRDRHFPEEEQLEREEQKEAKRRDRKSQEEKQLLREEREEKRRRQETDRKFREEEQLLQEREEQQLRRQERDRKFLEEELRRQEQGRKFLEEEQRLRRQERERKFLKEEQPLRRQEREQQLRQDRDRKFREEEQQLSRQERDRKFREEEQQVRRQEGERKFLEEEQQLRQERDRKFREEEQLLQEREKQQLHRQERDRKFLQEEPQLRRQEREQQLRHDRDRKFREEGQLPQEGEEQQLRRQERDRKFREEEQQLRRQERERKFLQEEQQLRRQELERKFREEEQLRQETEQEQLRRQERYRKFLEEEQLRQEREEQQLRRQERDRKFREEEQLRQEREEQQLRSQESGRKFREEEQLRQEREEQQLRPQQRDGKYRWEEEQLQLEEQEQRLRQERDRQYRAEEQFATQEKSRRQEQELWQEEEQKRRQERERKLREEHIRRQQKEEQRRRQVGEIQSQEGKGHGRLLEPGTHQFASVPVRSSPLYEYIQEQRSQYRP, translated from the exons atgtctccaCTTCTGAGAAGCATCTGTGACATCACTGAAATTTTCAATCAGTATGTCTCTCATGATTGTGATGGAGCAGCATTAACTAAGAAAGACCTGAAGAACCTCCTTGAAAGGGAATTTGGAGCTGTGCTTCGG agaccacATGACCCTAAGACGGTAGATCTGATCCTGGAACTTCTGGATCGTGACAGTAATGGGCGTGTCGATTTCAACGAATTCCTCCTATTTATTTTCAAAGTGGCTCAAGCTTGTTACTATGCTCTTGGCCAGGCCACGGGACTGGATGAGGAGAAGCGAGCCCGGTGTGACGGAAAGGAGAGCCTGTTACAAGATCGCAGGCAAGAAGAAGACCAAAGGAGATTCGAGCCCCGGGACAGACAACTGGAAGAAGAACCTGGGCAACGACGCAGGCAGAAGAGGCAGGAACAGGAGAGGGAGCTAGCTGAGGGAGAGGAGCAAAGTGAGAAACAAGAGCGACTTGAACGGCGCGACAGGCAGCGCCGCGACGAGGAGCTGTGGCGGAAAAGGCGAGAATGGCAAGAACAGGAAGAGCGCCGTGCAGAGGAAGAGCAGCTGCAGAGTTGCAAAGGTCACGAAACTGAGGAGTTTCCAGACGAAGAGCAACTGCGAAGGCGGGAGCTGCTGGAGCTGAGGAGGAAGGGCCGCGAGGAGAAACAGCAGCAAAGGCGAGAGCGGCAAGACAGAGTGttccaggaggaagaagagaaagagtggaGGAAGCGCGAGACAGTGCTccggaaggaagaagagaagttgCAGGAAGAGGAGCCGCAGCGGCAAAGAGAGCTCCAAGAGGAAGAAGAGCAGCTACGGAAGCTGGAGCGGCAAGAGCTGAAGAGGGAGCGGCAAGAGCTGAAGAGGGagcaagagcagcagcagcaaaggcTGAGGCGCGAGCAGCAACTAAGGCgcaagcaggaggaggagaggcgcgaGCAGCAGGAGGAGAGGCGCGAGCAGCAGCTGAGGCgcgagcaggaggaggagaggatcGAGCAGCAGCTGAGGCgcgagcaggaggaggagaggcacgagcaggaggaggagaggcacgaGCAGGAGAGGCGCGAGCAGCGGCTGAAGCGCGAGCAGGAGGAGAGGCGCGATTGGCTGAAGCGCGAGGAGGAGACGGAGAGGCACGAGCTGGAGACGCGCAAGCAGCAGCTGAAGCgcgagcaggaggaggagaggcgcgaGCGTTGGCTGAAGCtcgaggaggaggagaggcgcgaGCAGCAACTAAGGCGGGAGCAGGAGGAGAGGCGCGAGCAGCGGCTGAAGcgccaggaggaggaagagaggctcGAGCAGCGGTTGGGGCGCGAGCAACAACTAAGACGCGAGCAGGAGGAGAGGCGCGAGCAGCTGCTGAAGCgcgaggaggaggagaggctcgAGCAGGAGGAGAGGCGAGAGCAGCGGCTGAAGCGCGAGCAGGAGGAGAGGCGCCAGCAGCGGCTGAAGCGCGAGCAGGAAGAGAGGCTCGAGCAGCGACTGAAGCGCGAGGAGGTGGAGAGACTCGAGCAGGAGGAGAGGCGCGAGCAGCGGCTGAAGCGCGAGGAGCCGGAGGAAGAGAGGCGCCAGCAGCTGCTGAAGAGcgaggagcaggaggagaggcGCCAGCGGCAACTAAGGCGCGAGCAGCGGCTGAAGcgcgaggaggaggaagagaggctcgagcaggaggaagagaggctCGAGCAGCGGCTAAAGCGCGAGCATGAGGAAGAGAGGCTCGAGCAGCGGCTGAAGCGCGAGCATGAGGAAGAGAGGCGCGAGCAGGAGCTAGCTGAGGAGGAGCAGGAACAGGCCCGGGAGCGGATTAAGAGCCGCATCCCGAAGTGGCAGTGGCAGCTAGAAAGCGAGGCCGACGCACGGCAAAGCAAAGTCTACTCGAGGCCCCGCAAGCAGGAAGGGCAGAGGCGCCGCCaagagcaggaggaaaagaggCGGCGCCGGGAGAATGAGCTGCAATGGCAGGAGGAGGAACGGGCTCACCGGCAGCAGCAGGAAGAGGAGCAGCGCCGGGACTTCACATGGCAGTGGCAGGCGGAGGAAAAGAGCGAGAGGGGCCGTCAGAGGCTGTCGGCCAGGCCCCCATTGCGGGAGCAGCGGGAGAGGCAGCTGAGGGCCGAGGAGCGCCAGCAGCGGGAACAACGGTTTCTcccggaggaggaggagaaggagcagcGGCGCCGCCAGCGACGCGAGAGGGAGAAAGAGCTGCAGTTcctggaggaagaggagcagcTCCAGCGGCGGGAGCGTGCCCAACAgctccaggaggaggaggacggcCTCCAGGAGGATCAGGAGAGGAGGCGAAGCCAGGAGCAGCGCCGCGACCAAAAATGGAGGTGGCAactagaagaagaaaggaagagacgcCGCCACACGCTGTACGCCAAGCCAGCCCTACGAGAGCAGCTGAGGAAGGAACAGCAGCTGCTGCAGGAGGAGGAGCTGCAGAGAGAGGAGCGCGAGAAGAGAAGGCGCCAGGAACAGGAAAGACAATACCGCGAGGAAGAGCAACTGCAGCAGGAGGAAGAGCAGCTGCTGAGAGAGGAACGGGAGAAAAGAAGACGCCAGGAGCGGGAAAGGCAATATCGGGAGGATGAGAAgctgcagcaggaggaagagCAGCTGCTGGGAGAGGAACCGGAGAAGAGAAGGCGCCAGGAGCGGGAGAAAAAATACCGCGAGGAAGAGGAGTTGCAGCAGGAGGAAGAGCAGCTGCTGAGAGAGGAACGGGAGAAGAGAAGGCGCCAGGAGTGGGAGAGGCAGTACCGCAAAAAAGACGAGCTGCAGCAGGAAGAAGAGCAGCTGCTGAGAGAGGAACGGGAGAAAAGAAGACGCCAGGAGCGGGAGAGGCAATATCGGGAGGAAGAGGAgctgcagcaggaggaagagCAGCTGCTGAGAGAGGAACGGGAGAAGAGAAGGCGCCAGGAGCTGGAGAGGCAATATCGGGAGGAAGAGGAgctgcagcaggaggaagagCAGCTGCTGAGAGAGGAACCGGAGAAGAGAAGGCGCCAGGAGCTGGAGAGGCAATACCGCGAGGAAGAGGAgctgcagcaggaggaagagCGGTTGCTGAGAGAGGAACAGGAAAAAACAAGGCGCCAGGAGCGGGAGAGGCAGTAttgggaggaggaagagcttCAGCGCCAGGAGAGGAAGCAGCGATACCGGGATGAGGATCAGCGCAGTGATCTGAAACGGCAGTgggaaccagaaaaagaaaatgcagttcGTGATAACAAGATTTACTGCAAACGTAGAGAGAATGAACAGTTCCGGCAGTTGGAAGATTCCCAGGTGCGCGACAGACAATCCCAGCAAGATCTGCAGCACCTGCTGGGTGAACAGCAAGAGCGAGATCGTGAGCAAGAGAGGAGGCGCTGGCAGCAGCGCGACAGGCATTTCCCAGAGGAAGAACAGCTGGAGCGAGAAGAGCAAAAGGAAGCCAAAAGGCGTGACAGGAAGTCCCAAGAGGAAAAGCAGTTgctgagagaggaaagagaagagaagagacgccgtcaagagacagacagaaaatTCCGCGAGGAGGAACAGCTGCTCCAGGAAAGGGAGGAACAGCAGCTGCGCCGCCAAGAGCGTGACAGAAAATTCCTCGAAGAGGAACTGCGCCGTCAGGAACAAGGGAGAAAATTCCTCGAGGAGGAACAGCGGCTGCGCCGCCAGGAACGGGAGAGAAAATTCCTTAAGGAGGAACAGCCGCTGCGCCGCCAGGAGCGCGAGCAACAGCTGCGTCAGGACCGCGACAGAAAATTCCGCGAGGAGGAACAGCAGCTGAGCCGCCAAGAGCGTGACAGAAAATTCCGTGAAGAGGAACAGCAGGTGCGCCgccaggaaggagagagaaaattccTGGAGGAGGAACAGCAGCTGCGCCAGGAGCGCGACAGAAAATTCCGCGAAGAGGAACAGCTGCTCcaggaaagggaaaaacagcAGCTGCACCGCCAAGAGCGTGACAGAAAATTTCTCCAGGAGGAACCGCAGCTGCGCCGCCAGGAGCGCGAACAACAGCTGCGCCACGACCGCGACAGAAAATTCCGTGAAGAGGGACAGCTGCCCCAGGAAGGGGAGGAACAGCAGCTGCGCCGCCAAGAGCGTGACAGAAAATTCCGCGAAGAGGAACAGCAGCTCCGCCGTCAGGAACGAGAGAGAAAATTCCTCCAGGAGGAACAGCAGCTGCGCCGCCAGGAACTGGAGAGAAAATTCCGTGAGGAGGAACAGCTGCGCCAAGAAACGGAGCAAGAGCAGCTGCGCCGCCAAGAACGCTACAGAAAATTCCTAGAGGAAGAGCAGCTCCGTCAGGAAAGGGAAGAACAGCAGCTGCGCCGCCAGGAGCGCGACAGAAAATTCCGCGAGGAGGAACAGCTGCGCCAGGAGAGGGAGGAACAGCAGCTGCGCAGCCAAGAGTCTGGCAGAAAATTCCGCGAGGAGGAACAGCTACGCCAGGAGAGGGAAGAACAGCAGCTGCGCCCCCAGCAGCGTGACGGAAAGTATCGCTGGGAAGAAGAGCAGCTCCAACTTGAGGAACAAGAgcagaggctgcggcaggagcgAGACCGGCAGTACCGGGCGGAGGAGCAGTTTGCCACGCAGGAGAAGAGTCGTCGTCAGGAACAAGAACTATGGCAAGAAGAGGAGCAGAAACGTCGCcaggaacgggaaaggaaattaCGGGAAGAACACATCCGCCGCCAGCAGAAGGAGGAACAGAGGCGCCGCCAAGTCGGGGAGATACAATCCCAAGAAGGGAAGGGCCATGGGCGGCTT